A window of Fragaria vesca subsp. vesca linkage group LG7, FraVesHawaii_1.0, whole genome shotgun sequence contains these coding sequences:
- the LOC101296427 gene encoding tetraketide alpha-pyrone reductase 1-like, whose product MSAATKVVCVTGASGYIASWLVKLLLQRGYTVKASVRDPNDKKKTEHLRALDGAKERLQLFRADLLEEGSFDSIVDGSVAVFHTASPFYLNPNDPQAELIDPALKGTLNVLRSCVKVPSIKRVVITSSMAAVAYNGNPVAPDVIIDESWFSDPAFCEKSKAWYMLSKTLAEEAAWKFAKEKCIDIVTINPGYVIGPLLQPTLNTSVEPILNLINGTEKFPNTTYRFVDVRDVANAHILALENPSASGRYCLVGSVTHCSDIVKILRDIFPALSLPEKSADDKPFTPTYQVSKERAQILGVNYTPLEGTLKDTVESLMDKNFF is encoded by the exons ATGAGTGCAGCAACTAAGGTTGTCTGTGTGACAGGAGCTTCCGGCTACATAGCATCGTGGTTGGTCAAACTGTTGCTGCAACGCGGCTACACTGTCAAGGCTTCAGTTCGTGACCCAA ATGACAAGAAGAAAACAGAACACTTGCGTGCATTAGATGGAGCCAAGGAAAGGCTTCAATTGTTTAGAGCAGATCTACTCGAAGAAGGATCTTTTGATTCCATAGTTGATGGTAGTGTTGCTGTTTTTCATACAGCATCCCCATTTTATCTCAATCCCAATGATCCACAG GCTGAACTAATTGACCCTGCCTTGAAGGGAACACTCAATGTTCTCAGATCATGTGTTAAGGTTCCGTCTATTAAGAGGGTGGTCATAACTTCCTCTATGGCAGCAGTTGCATATAATGGAAATCCTGTCGCTCCTGATGTAATAATTGATGAGTCCTGGTTTTCAGATCCAGCTTTCTGTGAAAAATCAAAG GCTTGGTATATGCTTTCAAAGACATTAGCTGAGGAAGCTGCTTGGAAGTTTGCAAAAGAGAAATGCATTGATATTGTTACAATAAATCCAGGATATGTGATCGGTCCTCTCTTACAGCCAACTCTCAACACAAGTGTGGAGCCAATTCTAAACCTCATAAATG GGACTGAAAAATTTCCAAACACAACTTATAGGTTTGTCGATGTTAGAGATGTTGCCAACGCACATATTCTAGCCTTGGAGAATCCTTCAGCTAGTGGACGTTATTGTTTAGTTGGAAGCGTAACACACTGTTCAGATATTGTGAAAATTCTGCGTGATATCTTCCCTGCTCTCAGTCTTCCAGAAAA GTCTGCAGATGATAAACCTTTCACACCAACTTATCAGGTATCCAAAGAAAGAGCCCAAATTTTGGGTGTCAATTATACTCCGCTGGAAGGGACACTAAAGGATACTGTTGAGAGTTTGATGGACAAGAACTTCTTCTAA